A single region of the Anaerostipes rhamnosivorans genome encodes:
- a CDS encoding mannitol dehydrogenase family protein, whose product MKNVLIVGAGRLGKGFVGETFDNAGWNITFLDKDPRVSEELLKHGCYYVKVHRVDEIQNRTVKNFQAFTCDEAYSCMEAFLETDVIVLPLYPEDFEEAAEYLAKCFEEFFKVHPERKLTMICITNKNYLIPGITEAFKKDLSQDARNWFDQNVVIRDSIIRRSTDASSNYDVHIDTVAVNSLLIQQPVNNDISDVEWMELTDKIEMLKDIKVIAVNGPHATLAYMGYLKGYHTIPESEADPEIAQVVKEVVEELTEAVMKEYPITPEELHNLVYFAPAQGVLPDSIYRVGYDPIRKLSKGDRLTGAAQLCLKHGVCFDAIAKGMAAGFKYAEPRDANAQKLQKEIKELGIGQAVCKYTGLEPDSPIVQRVIEEYNR is encoded by the coding sequence ATGAAAAATGTATTGATTGTGGGAGCCGGACGTTTGGGAAAGGGCTTTGTAGGAGAGACATTCGACAATGCAGGGTGGAATATTACCTTTCTGGATAAGGATCCGAGGGTCTCAGAGGAACTTTTGAAGCACGGATGCTACTACGTGAAGGTGCACCGTGTGGATGAGATTCAAAACCGTACGGTCAAAAATTTTCAAGCGTTTACATGTGATGAAGCATATTCTTGTATGGAAGCTTTTTTGGAGACCGATGTGATCGTTCTGCCATTATATCCGGAAGATTTTGAGGAAGCGGCCGAGTATTTGGCAAAGTGCTTTGAAGAGTTTTTTAAGGTGCATCCGGAGCGCAAATTGACAATGATCTGCATTACAAACAAAAACTATCTGATCCCGGGAATCACGGAGGCCTTCAAGAAAGACTTATCCCAGGATGCAAGAAACTGGTTTGACCAAAATGTTGTGATCCGTGATTCTATTATACGAAGAAGCACGGATGCAAGCAGTAATTATGATGTACATATCGACACGGTGGCGGTGAATTCTCTTCTGATCCAGCAGCCGGTAAACAATGATATCAGTGACGTGGAGTGGATGGAGCTTACAGACAAGATCGAGATGTTAAAAGACATCAAAGTTATTGCGGTCAATGGGCCTCATGCTACACTGGCATATATGGGGTATCTTAAGGGATATCATACGATTCCTGAGTCAGAGGCCGACCCTGAGATTGCGCAGGTTGTCAAAGAAGTTGTTGAGGAACTGACGGAAGCCGTCATGAAGGAATACCCGATTACACCGGAAGAACTGCACAATCTTGTGTATTTTGCTCCGGCTCAGGGCGTGCTTCCAGATTCTATTTACCGTGTTGGATATGACCCGATCCGGAAGCTATCAAAAGGAGACCGGCTCACAGGTGCAGCCCAGCTGTGTCTGAAACACGGAGTCTGCTTTGACGCCATTGCAAAAGGGATGGCGGCCGGTTTTAAGTATGCGGAGCCGAGGGATGCCAACGCACAGAAGCTCCAAAAGGAGATCAAGGAGCTGGGAATCGGGCAGGCGGTGTGCAAATATACCGGTCTGGAGCCAGACAGCCCTATTGTACAGCGTGTGATCGAAGAGTATAACCGTTAA
- a CDS encoding NUDIX hydrolase, which translates to MNDYKKIKQNLVHQGKVVGFYEDIITLPNGNTVTWDLVKHPGAAAIIPVTEEGNILLVRQYRNALDAMTYEIPAGGIEKGESGYDCVKREIEEETGCRAEKIEHLITIVTAIGFCDEKIPIFVGTGLQKTEQNLDEDEFIDVYEMTPEKVKDMIFKGEIVDAKTISGIMTYLNMKRP; encoded by the coding sequence ATGAACGATTATAAGAAGATAAAGCAAAACCTTGTACACCAGGGAAAGGTGGTAGGCTTTTACGAAGACATCATCACCCTGCCGAATGGCAATACGGTGACCTGGGATCTGGTTAAGCATCCGGGGGCGGCGGCTATCATTCCGGTGACAGAGGAGGGAAATATCCTGCTGGTCCGCCAGTACAGAAACGCACTGGATGCTATGACCTATGAGATACCGGCGGGAGGAATCGAAAAGGGGGAGAGCGGTTACGACTGTGTAAAACGTGAAATTGAGGAAGAGACAGGATGCAGGGCAGAAAAGATAGAACATCTCATAACCATCGTGACGGCAATCGGCTTCTGTGATGAGAAGATTCCGATCTTTGTGGGAACCGGACTGCAAAAGACGGAGCAGAATCTGGATGAGGATGAATTTATTGATGTGTATGAGATGACACCGGAAAAAGTGAAGGATATGATTTTTAAAGGAGAGATCGTTGACGCAAAAACCATCTCCGGGATTATGACTTACCTGAATATGAAAAGGCCTTGA
- a CDS encoding 3-deoxy-7-phosphoheptulonate synthase — protein MGMHRINKMPSPEELQQEFPMSDEAKRIKIERDKEIRKVFTGESDKFIVIIGPCSADNEEAVMDYLGRLAGVQKKVADKLLMIPRIYTNKPRTNGAGYKGMIHQPDPEKAPDMAAGLRSVRKLHIDALEAFHMPAADEMLYPGNWPYMEDILSYVAVGARSVENQQHRLTVSGFDIPAGMKNPTGGDLTVMMNSIVAGQGSHNFIANGYEVETDGNPLTHAILRGSVNKHGNNVPNYHYEDLTRVAYMYEKFGLANPAVIVDANHSNSSKQWDQQPRIVQEVLHSRSFLPEIKSLVKGMMIESYIEDGSQPIGNGVYGQSITDPCLGWEKTEELLYNMVEHV, from the coding sequence ATGGGTATGCATAGAATCAACAAAATGCCGTCTCCGGAAGAACTCCAGCAGGAATTTCCGATGAGCGATGAGGCAAAACGCATAAAAATAGAGAGAGATAAAGAAATACGAAAGGTTTTCACAGGGGAATCTGATAAATTTATCGTGATCATCGGGCCGTGTTCCGCAGACAATGAGGAAGCTGTCATGGATTATCTGGGCCGCCTTGCCGGAGTCCAGAAAAAAGTAGCGGACAAGCTTCTGATGATCCCGAGGATCTATACAAACAAACCAAGGACAAACGGCGCCGGATATAAAGGCATGATCCATCAGCCTGACCCTGAGAAGGCACCGGACATGGCTGCCGGCCTCCGCTCTGTGAGAAAACTTCACATTGATGCCCTGGAAGCCTTCCATATGCCAGCTGCCGATGAAATGCTCTACCCAGGAAACTGGCCTTACATGGAAGATATCTTGTCCTATGTAGCCGTAGGTGCACGTTCTGTAGAAAACCAGCAGCACCGTCTGACAGTCAGCGGATTTGATATCCCTGCCGGAATGAAAAACCCTACCGGAGGCGACCTCACCGTCATGATGAACTCCATCGTTGCCGGACAGGGCAGCCACAACTTCATTGCAAACGGCTACGAAGTGGAAACAGACGGAAACCCTCTGACCCATGCGATCCTTCGCGGTTCTGTCAACAAACACGGAAACAATGTGCCCAACTACCATTATGAGGACCTAACCCGCGTTGCCTACATGTACGAAAAGTTTGGCCTTGCAAATCCTGCGGTCATCGTGGATGCGAACCACTCTAATTCCTCAAAACAGTGGGACCAGCAGCCAAGGATCGTCCAGGAAGTTCTCCACAGCAGAAGCTTCCTGCCTGAGATCAAGTCTCTCGTCAAGGGTATGATGATCGAAAGCTACATTGAGGACGGAAGCCAGCCGATCGGAAACGGTGTCTACGGCCAGTCCATCACAGATCCATGCCTCGGCTGGGAAAAAACCGAAGAATTACTTTACAATATGGTTGAACATGTTTAA
- a CDS encoding ECF transporter S component — protein sequence MMNETVTVSKVNVRKITVTAMLGALATILMFFEFSVPFIMPGFVKMDFSELPALIAAFSMGPVSGIAVCFIKNVVNVLHTTSGGIGELSNFILGVCFVLPAGLIYKRNKSQKGALIGALIGAVMMAVVSIFSNYFIVYPVYENFMPMEAIIGAYQAINHNVKNLWDALIWFNMPFTFVKGMFSVVITFLVYKRISPILKGKH from the coding sequence ATGATGAATGAAACTGTAACAGTGAGTAAAGTAAATGTAAGAAAGATCACAGTAACTGCAATGCTGGGAGCTTTGGCGACCATTTTAATGTTTTTTGAATTCAGCGTGCCGTTTATTATGCCTGGATTTGTTAAGATGGACTTTTCCGAGCTTCCTGCCCTGATCGCAGCCTTTTCCATGGGGCCGGTATCAGGAATCGCAGTCTGCTTTATTAAAAATGTTGTCAATGTTCTGCACACCACTTCCGGCGGAATCGGTGAACTTTCCAACTTTATCCTGGGAGTCTGCTTTGTACTTCCGGCAGGATTGATCTACAAAAGAAATAAGTCACAGAAAGGTGCTTTGATCGGTGCTCTCATAGGAGCTGTGATGATGGCGGTTGTGAGTATCTTCTCAAACTATTTTATCGTCTATCCGGTTTATGAGAATTTTATGCCGATGGAAGCGATCATCGGTGCTTACCAGGCGATCAACCACAATGTCAAGAACTTATGGGATGCATTGATCTGGTTTAATATGCCGTTCACCTTTGTCAAAGGTATGTTCAGTGTTGTGATCACATTTCTTGTCTATAAGAGGATCTCACCGATCCTTAAGGGAAAACATTAA
- a CDS encoding thioesterase family protein, with translation MKIEIGDKITLAEEVTDELTAARWGSGSLPVYATPAMVLLVEKAAVKLLEGKLDDGMTTVGTNLNISHVSATPVGCNVTCQCHLTEINRKKLEFQVEIMDDKGRVGIGTHERYIVAADSFLDNAKQKLN, from the coding sequence ATGAAAATTGAAATTGGAGACAAAATCACCCTTGCAGAAGAGGTCACTGACGAACTGACCGCCGCCCGCTGGGGAAGCGGAAGCCTTCCGGTTTATGCTACACCTGCCATGGTGCTTCTGGTAGAAAAAGCCGCTGTAAAGCTGCTGGAAGGAAAGCTTGATGACGGCATGACAACTGTCGGCACCAACCTGAACATTTCCCATGTTTCCGCAACACCCGTTGGCTGCAATGTCACCTGCCAATGCCACCTGACAGAGATCAACCGCAAGAAGCTGGAGTTTCAGGTTGAGATTATGGATGACAAAGGCCGCGTCGGTATCGGTACCCACGAGCGCTACATCGTAGCTGCTGATTCATTTTTAGACAATGCAAAGCAAAAGCTGAATTAA
- a CDS encoding histidine phosphatase family protein — MKLYMMRHGETPWNKVRRIQGQSDVDLSEAGREAARLTRRALKDFHFDAAYTSPLSRARETGEIILEGRGIPLLEDERLKEANFGPYEGAHINELYEREEPILDFFDRPEQMAYIEGAETPAQVVERSRIFLEEFILPMEKEAESVILFTHGAFIHGMLTNMYQREIRDFWKGPKLKNCSISTAEVRDGQFRILSEAEVFY; from the coding sequence TTGAAGTTATATATGATGAGGCACGGAGAAACTCCATGGAATAAAGTGCGGAGGATTCAGGGGCAGTCAGACGTGGATCTGAGTGAAGCGGGCAGGGAAGCAGCCAGGCTCACCAGGAGAGCACTGAAAGATTTCCATTTTGATGCGGCCTACACGAGCCCGCTGAGCAGAGCGAGAGAAACAGGGGAGATCATCCTGGAGGGCAGAGGGATCCCTCTGCTGGAGGATGAACGGCTTAAGGAGGCCAACTTCGGACCTTATGAAGGGGCACACATCAATGAATTATATGAAAGAGAAGAACCGATTCTGGATTTCTTTGACCGGCCGGAACAGATGGCCTATATTGAAGGAGCGGAGACTCCGGCTCAGGTAGTAGAAAGATCCAGGATATTTTTAGAGGAATTTATACTTCCGATGGAAAAAGAAGCAGAAAGTGTGATCTTATTTACCCACGGAGCTTTCATCCACGGGATGCTGACTAATATGTATCAAAGAGAGATCAGGGACTTTTGGAAAGGACCGAAGCTTAAGAATTGTTCTATCAGTACGGCTGAAGTCAGGGACGGTCAGTTCCGCATTTTGAGTGAGGCTGAGGTCTTTTACTGA
- a CDS encoding DUF1700 domain-containing protein yields MTKYEFLKELRETLEGQVAESEIEDSVSYYRDYFSRQEAAGRTEREILEELGSPRLIAKSIIETKGGEQIYYEDTYEEPAGEEQSSSKVFVFDSFLSKIGCLAALIIVVVLVGSVFAVALRFIGPLILILLLIYLIKNVFGKR; encoded by the coding sequence ATGACGAAATATGAGTTTTTAAAGGAACTCCGGGAGACTCTGGAGGGACAGGTAGCGGAGAGTGAGATTGAGGATTCTGTTTCTTATTACAGGGATTATTTCAGCCGTCAGGAAGCAGCGGGCAGAACTGAGCGGGAAATCTTAGAAGAACTGGGAAGCCCCAGGCTGATTGCTAAATCGATCATTGAAACGAAAGGCGGGGAGCAGATTTACTATGAGGATACCTATGAAGAACCAGCAGGTGAAGAACAGAGTTCATCGAAAGTCTTTGTTTTTGATTCATTTTTATCCAAAATAGGCTGCCTGGCTGCGCTGATCATCGTGGTTGTCCTGGTCGGCAGTGTATTTGCTGTAGCACTCCGTTTTATCGGGCCGCTCATCCTCATTCTACTTTTAATTTATCTTATCAAAAATGTGTTTGGAAAGCGGTAG
- a CDS encoding M20 metallopeptidase family protein, whose amino-acid sequence MDIIREVNAAMEQIVQYRQDLHRHPETAFEEQKTTRYIKRQLQEMNIPYTSLNPTGAVAEIGEGSRVIALRADIDALRVEEETGCPFMSESPGYMHACGHDGHMAVLLGAAQILKKHEKELKKKILLVFQPAEETAQGANMVLESGLLDCVNEIFGLHIFSGIEAGKISVEAGPRMAATDWFSIDITGRAGHAGKPHLCTDATVIAAATIMNLQTVVSRNLDPLDSAVVTVGKMVSGTARNVISGHARLEGTVRTFSEETEQMVKERVIEIARSTAGQLGGEAVVDYPPSSHPPLVNGLAAVNRARQGAEKVFSEDEFVHVPPMMLGEDYSNYLKTISGAFAFVGGGKDQFPNHHSRFDMDERALLSGVKLMLAYAMEE is encoded by the coding sequence ATGGATATTATTCGCGAAGTCAATGCTGCTATGGAACAGATCGTACAATACAGACAAGATCTGCACAGGCATCCGGAGACGGCCTTTGAGGAACAAAAGACAACCAGATATATAAAGAGACAGCTGCAGGAGATGAACATCCCGTATACATCCTTAAACCCCACAGGGGCGGTCGCCGAGATCGGGGAAGGCAGCCGGGTCATAGCTCTGAGAGCTGATATTGACGCTCTGCGGGTGGAAGAGGAGACAGGGTGTCCTTTTATGTCTGAGAGTCCGGGATACATGCATGCGTGTGGTCATGACGGACATATGGCGGTTCTCCTCGGTGCTGCCCAAATACTGAAAAAGCATGAAAAGGAATTAAAGAAAAAAATCCTCCTGGTTTTTCAGCCTGCGGAGGAGACTGCCCAGGGAGCCAATATGGTGTTGGAGTCCGGCTTGTTGGACTGTGTAAATGAGATCTTCGGCCTTCATATTTTTTCCGGTATTGAGGCAGGAAAGATCTCTGTGGAGGCCGGCCCCAGAATGGCGGCAACAGACTGGTTTTCGATCGATATTACTGGGAGGGCCGGCCATGCGGGCAAGCCACATTTGTGTACGGATGCCACAGTGATCGCTGCGGCCACGATCATGAATCTGCAGACCGTAGTCAGCAGGAATCTGGATCCCTTGGATTCCGCAGTGGTCACAGTGGGTAAAATGGTATCTGGAACAGCAAGAAATGTGATCTCCGGCCATGCCAGACTGGAAGGGACGGTCCGCACATTTTCTGAGGAAACGGAGCAGATGGTCAAAGAGCGTGTTATTGAGATCGCCCGAAGCACTGCGGGGCAGTTGGGCGGAGAGGCGGTTGTAGATTATCCTCCTTCCAGCCACCCGCCTCTGGTAAACGGTCTGGCGGCAGTAAATAGGGCCAGACAGGGGGCAGAAAAGGTATTTTCCGAGGATGAATTTGTCCATGTGCCGCCGATGATGCTCGGGGAAGACTATTCCAACTATTTAAAGACGATCTCGGGTGCATTTGCATTTGTAGGCGGCGGCAAAGATCAATTTCCGAATCATCACAGCCGATTCGATATGGATGAGCGCGCGCTTTTAAGCGGGGTGAAACTGATGCTTGCCTACGCCATGGAAGAGTGA
- the thrC gene encoding threonine synthase yields MNLVYRSTRNREETATASEAILKGLTNDGGLFVPDSIPKLQVSVEDLTKMTYQEIAYAVMKEFLTDFTEEELKACIANAYDEKFDTKEIAPLVKVGDAYYLELFHGSTIAFKDMALSILPHLLVTSAKKNEVKNEIVILTATSGDTGKAALAGFADVPGTKIIVFYPKSGVSPIQEKQMLTQKGDNTFVIGINGNFDDAQTGVKKMFSNKELSKVMDENGYQFSSANSINIGRLVPQIVYYVKAYAELVSKGTVKAGEPMNVVVPTGNFGNILAAFYAKQMGIPIGKFVCASNENKVLFDFFQTGEYDRKREFVVTSSPSMDILISSNLERMIYRITGNDADQCAKFMNALTTDGAYEITKEMRDQLSEFFGAYATEEETMEKIKQVYDAQNYVLDTHTAVASVAYDKYVKDSGDKTPAVIASTASPYKFTRSVMNAIDIKYDEKSDFELVDELHRISGVAVPNAIEEIRTAPILHDTVCETAQMEEEVKKILNI; encoded by the coding sequence ATGAATTTAGTTTATCGTAGTACAAGAAACAGGGAAGAGACAGCAACAGCTTCCGAAGCGATTCTGAAAGGTTTGACAAACGACGGAGGGCTTTTTGTACCGGATTCCATTCCGAAGCTTCAGGTTTCTGTGGAAGACCTGACAAAGATGACATACCAGGAGATCGCATATGCAGTGATGAAGGAATTCCTCACGGATTTTACAGAAGAAGAGTTAAAGGCATGTATCGCCAACGCATATGATGAAAAGTTTGATACAAAGGAGATCGCTCCGCTGGTGAAAGTAGGAGATGCTTACTATCTTGAACTGTTCCACGGTTCTACTATCGCATTTAAAGACATGGCACTTTCCATTCTCCCTCACCTTTTAGTGACATCTGCAAAAAAGAATGAAGTAAAAAATGAGATTGTCATCCTCACCGCAACTTCAGGTGATACAGGAAAAGCAGCGTTGGCGGGATTTGCCGATGTGCCGGGAACTAAGATCATTGTATTCTATCCAAAGTCCGGTGTGAGCCCGATCCAGGAAAAGCAGATGCTGACCCAGAAGGGGGACAATACCTTCGTGATCGGTATCAACGGCAATTTTGATGATGCCCAGACAGGGGTTAAAAAGATGTTTTCCAATAAGGAGCTTTCGAAGGTTATGGACGAGAACGGATATCAGTTCTCATCAGCGAACTCTATCAACATCGGACGTCTGGTTCCGCAGATTGTATATTATGTAAAAGCATACGCAGAGCTGGTCAGCAAAGGCACCGTAAAAGCGGGAGAGCCAATGAACGTGGTCGTGCCTACCGGAAACTTCGGTAATATTCTGGCGGCCTTCTATGCAAAACAGATGGGAATCCCAATCGGCAAGTTTGTCTGTGCTTCCAATGAAAATAAAGTGTTATTTGATTTCTTCCAGACAGGAGAATATGATAGAAAGCGTGAATTCGTTGTGACTTCATCTCCGTCCATGGACATTCTGATCTCCAGCAACTTAGAGCGTATGATCTACAGGATCACAGGAAATGATGCTGACCAGTGTGCGAAGTTTATGAATGCACTGACAACAGACGGCGCATATGAGATCACAAAAGAGATGAGAGACCAGCTTTCTGAATTCTTTGGAGCTTATGCTACGGAAGAAGAGACAATGGAAAAGATCAAACAGGTTTACGATGCGCAAAACTATGTTTTGGACACACATACGGCAGTGGCTTCTGTGGCCTACGACAAGTATGTCAAGGACAGCGGCGATAAGACTCCGGCAGTGATCGCATCTACAGCCAGCCCATACAAGTTCACAAGAAGTGTGATGAACGCCATTGATATCAAATATGATGAAAAGTCTGATTTTGAGCTGGTGGATGAATTACATAGAATTTCAGGAGTGGCCGTGCCGAACGCCATCGAGGAGATCAGGACGGCACCGATCCTCCACGATACTGTATGTGAGACAGCACAGATGGAAGAAGAAGTAAAGAAAATATTGAATATTTAA
- a CDS encoding ABC transporter ATP-binding protein, with amino-acid sequence MNYILECNNLSKVYSGFLALDRLNLKIPSGRIIGLLGPNGSGKSTLIKLINGLLTPTEGDILFDSQPLGIHSREHISYLPDRMYLPEWMKIHEVFTYFDDFYNDFNMEKALYMLKDLGIDENKRLKALSKGTKEKVQLILVMSRSAKLYLLDEPIAGVDPAARDYILKTIISNYNPDASLIISTHLISDIETVLDDVLFLQNGKITLSATVDQIREEKQKSVDQLFREVFKC; translated from the coding sequence ATGAATTATATTCTTGAATGTAATAACCTTTCCAAGGTCTACTCTGGATTTCTAGCCTTGGACAGACTAAATTTAAAGATCCCTTCCGGGCGGATCATCGGATTATTGGGCCCTAACGGAAGCGGAAAAAGTACACTGATCAAACTGATCAACGGTCTTTTGACACCGACAGAAGGAGACATCCTTTTTGACAGCCAGCCTTTGGGTATTCACTCCCGGGAACACATTTCCTATCTTCCGGACCGCATGTATCTGCCGGAATGGATGAAGATCCATGAAGTATTTACTTATTTTGATGACTTTTATAATGATTTTAATATGGAAAAGGCACTTTATATGCTGAAGGATCTGGGAATCGATGAAAATAAGCGTCTGAAAGCACTGTCAAAGGGAACCAAGGAGAAGGTCCAGCTGATTCTAGTCATGAGCCGGAGCGCTAAGCTGTATCTTTTGGATGAGCCCATCGCCGGTGTCGATCCTGCAGCCCGAGATTACATCTTAAAAACCATTATTTCCAATTATAATCCGGATGCCAGCCTGATCATCTCCACCCACCTGATCAGTGACATCGAGACTGTCCTGGACGATGTCCTGTTTTTACAGAACGGTAAGATTACCCTGTCCGCAACAGTGGATCAGATCCGTGAAGAAAAGCAAAAATCTGTAGACCAGTTATTCAGGGAGGTGTTCAAATGCTAG
- a CDS encoding GntR family transcriptional regulator, producing the protein MAWELTDDRPIYLQLMEHIQGNILSGIYPLGGKLPSVRDLAADASVNPNTMQKALSELERIGLLYSQRTSGRFVTEDEKLIRSLQSSIAEKEIAEFLKKMERYGLTKEDIINLIK; encoded by the coding sequence ATGGCATGGGAATTAACTGATGACCGGCCGATTTATCTTCAGCTGATGGAACATATCCAAGGCAATATCCTTTCCGGTATTTATCCCCTGGGAGGAAAGCTGCCTTCTGTAAGGGATCTGGCGGCTGACGCTTCCGTCAATCCCAATACGATGCAGAAAGCACTGTCTGAACTGGAACGGATCGGCCTGCTCTATTCCCAGAGGACCAGCGGACGATTCGTCACCGAAGATGAAAAGCTGATTCGATCACTGCAATCTTCGATTGCCGAAAAAGAAATTGCTGAGTTCTTAAAGAAGATGGAGCGGTACGGTCTGACAAAAGAAGATATCATCAACTTAATAAAATGA